A portion of the Symphalangus syndactylus isolate Jambi chromosome 13, NHGRI_mSymSyn1-v2.1_pri, whole genome shotgun sequence genome contains these proteins:
- the MYL2 gene encoding myosin regulatory light chain 2, ventricular/cardiac muscle isoform, producing MFEQTQIQEFKEAFTIMDQNRDGFIDKNDLRDTFAALGRVNVKNEEIDEMIKEAPGPINFTVFLTMFGEKLKGADPEETILNAFKVFDPEGKGVLKADYVRDMLTTQAERFSKEEVDQMFAAFPPDVTGNLDYKNLVHIITHGEEKD from the exons ATGTTCGAACAGACCCAAATCCAGGAATTTAAGGAG GCCTTCACTATCATGGACCAGAACAGGGATGGCTTCATCGACAAGAACGATCTGAGAGACACCTTTGCTGCCCTTG GGCGTGTGAAcgtgaaaaatgaagaaattgatgaAATGATCAAGGAGGCTCCAGGTCCAATTAACTTTACTGTGTTCCTCACAATGTTTGGGGAGAAACTTAAGG GAGCGGACCCTGAGGAAACCATTCTCAACGCATTCAAAGTGTTTGACCCTGAAGGCAAAGGGGTGCTGAAGGCTGATTA CGTTCGGGACATGCTGACTACGCAGGCGGAGAGGTTTTCCAAGGAGGAG GTTGACCAGATGTTCGCCGCCTTCCCCCCTGACGTGACTGGCAACTTGGACTACAAGAACCTGGTGCACATCATCACCCACGGAGAAGAGAAGGACTAG